In the Paenibacillus pabuli genome, one interval contains:
- a CDS encoding DUF6254 family protein, with translation MARQKKRQEAAWKSRKQEQHPHGKIRSLKELSSEYEEKHTTS, from the coding sequence ATGGCTCGCCAGAAGAAAAGGCAGGAAGCTGCTTGGAAGTCACGAAAGCAAGAACAGCATCCTCATGGTAAAATCAGATCGCTTAAGGAATTATCAAGCGAATATGAAGAGAAGCATACTACGAGTTAA
- a CDS encoding DMT family transporter, which produces MNTQKANLLVLLVTLGWGFSYLFMKMGLGSMEEFNLLALRFGIAFLVTGFVFHKRLRRMDKTTIGYGALLGAILLGVCVSILYGLKTTTTSNAGFLVGLTVIFVPLLSVMFFRNKLEISHFIGALLAIAGIGLLTLNSDLRIHPGDILCIAAGIGNALYILVSGAAVKKNDSITVGILSLGFTAVYAMIFSFIFESPILPSTFNGWLAILALSLVCSAFCFIAQSVSLKYIAPVQLGLMYALEPIFAALVAFVFVGERLSMQGYFGALLVIGGILISQWLEQRKRIATYTASTS; this is translated from the coding sequence TTGAATACTCAGAAAGCCAATTTGCTTGTTTTGCTCGTTACCTTGGGTTGGGGATTTTCTTACCTGTTTATGAAAATGGGGCTGGGCTCCATGGAAGAATTTAATTTGCTTGCGCTGCGTTTCGGGATTGCATTCCTCGTGACCGGATTTGTTTTTCACAAACGACTGCGGCGTATGGATAAAACGACCATCGGGTATGGAGCGCTGCTCGGTGCCATTTTGCTTGGGGTATGCGTCTCTATTCTATACGGCTTAAAAACTACCACTACCTCAAATGCAGGATTCCTGGTTGGACTTACGGTTATTTTCGTTCCCTTGCTGAGCGTAATGTTTTTTCGGAACAAACTGGAGATTAGCCATTTCATCGGAGCTCTTCTGGCCATAGCAGGGATTGGATTACTGACATTGAACAGCGATTTGCGAATTCATCCCGGCGACATTCTGTGCATTGCCGCAGGAATCGGTAATGCGTTATATATTCTGGTCTCTGGTGCGGCGGTGAAAAAAAACGATTCCATCACCGTGGGTATTCTCTCATTGGGCTTCACGGCTGTGTATGCCATGATTTTCTCTTTCATCTTTGAGTCCCCGATCCTTCCAAGTACGTTTAATGGATGGTTGGCCATACTTGCTCTTAGCCTGGTTTGCAGCGCTTTTTGCTTTATTGCCCAGTCGGTCTCACTGAAGTACATCGCGCCCGTTCAATTGGGATTAATGTACGCACTTGAGCCGATCTTCGCTGCTCTGGTTGCCTTTGTTTTTGTTGGAGAGCGACTGAGCATGCAGGGATATTTCGGAGCCTTGCTGGTAATAGGCGGGATTCTCATCTCCCAGTGGCTCGAACAGCGGAAAAGGATTGCCACGTATACAGCTTCAACTTCATAG
- a CDS encoding LysR family transcriptional regulator, with product MSIHKYEAFSKVVEQGSLSKAADLLGVTQSGVSHAISSLEAELGVVLFLRGRSGMKLTPNGEKLLKPIVEILNWNGHLKQVVASIHGIETGTVRIGTFTSVSVHWLPGIMKAYQAEYPDVEFQLMEGSYEQIENWIAEGKVDCGFITIPSREGFDVIPLKKEKLMGIVPQTEPFDTLSQFPLSLAEHHPFIMHQGGTDYDVQQIMGKAGIHLNVRLFSKDDYAIIAMVKNGLGVSILPELVMQGYEQQVCCLELEEPRYRFLGLAVRSIKDASPATKRFVQHVEQWVIKNVSVEDEDIASKHKGVDRNEDEPKHILSHASR from the coding sequence TTGAGCATACATAAATATGAAGCTTTTAGTAAGGTGGTCGAGCAGGGAAGTTTGTCCAAGGCAGCCGATCTGCTGGGTGTAACACAATCAGGAGTCAGCCATGCCATCAGCAGCCTGGAGGCTGAACTCGGCGTGGTGCTGTTCCTTCGTGGGCGCTCCGGCATGAAATTGACTCCGAATGGGGAGAAGCTGCTTAAGCCCATCGTGGAAATATTGAATTGGAATGGACATTTAAAGCAAGTCGTTGCCTCCATTCATGGGATCGAAACCGGCACTGTCCGCATCGGAACCTTCACCAGCGTTTCGGTTCACTGGCTGCCTGGCATCATGAAGGCGTATCAGGCTGAATATCCCGATGTAGAGTTTCAACTGATGGAAGGCAGCTATGAACAGATCGAGAACTGGATTGCCGAAGGCAAGGTGGATTGTGGATTTATTACTATCCCTTCACGGGAAGGCTTTGATGTCATTCCGCTAAAAAAGGAAAAGCTGATGGGCATTGTCCCCCAAACGGAGCCCTTTGACACCTTGTCTCAATTCCCGTTGTCTCTCGCAGAGCATCATCCCTTCATCATGCATCAGGGAGGAACAGACTATGATGTGCAGCAAATTATGGGGAAGGCCGGCATTCATCTGAATGTCCGTTTATTCTCTAAGGACGACTATGCCATTATCGCCATGGTCAAGAATGGACTGGGTGTGAGCATTCTGCCTGAGCTGGTTATGCAGGGATATGAGCAGCAAGTCTGTTGCCTGGAACTGGAGGAACCCCGTTATCGCTTTTTGGGTTTGGCTGTCCGCTCCATAAAGGATGCTTCACCAGCGACAAAGCGCTTTGTCCAACATGTAGAGCAGTGGGTGATCAAGAACGTGAGTGTTGAGGACGAAGACATCGCTTCTAAGCATAAGGGAGTAGACAGAAATGAGGATGAACCAAAACATATTTTAAGCCATGCAAGCCGCTAA
- a CDS encoding ABC transporter permease: METVKKHFFSDMSVMLGRSMRHILRSMDTIITVTIMPIAFMLLFVYVFGGAIQTGTDNYVNYLLPGILLIAIASGISYTAYRLFIDVQRGIFERFHSMPISRSTLLWGHVLTSLVSNAISVVVIILVALVMGFRSPAGILSWLGVAGILALFTLALTWVAAIAGLSAKSVDGASAFSYPIIFLPFISSAFVPTESMPSVVRVFAENQPVTSIVEAIRALLLDQPVGNDIWVALAWCVGILLVAYFLAMRVYNKRV, translated from the coding sequence ATGGAAACGGTAAAAAAACACTTTTTCAGTGATATGAGCGTTATGCTGGGACGTTCCATGCGCCATATTCTCCGCAGTATGGACACCATCATTACGGTTACGATCATGCCGATCGCCTTCATGCTGCTGTTCGTCTATGTATTTGGCGGTGCTATTCAAACCGGGACGGATAACTATGTCAACTATCTTTTGCCCGGTATACTACTCATTGCGATTGCCAGCGGAATTTCGTACACGGCTTACCGCCTGTTTATCGATGTGCAGCGGGGCATATTTGAACGGTTTCACTCCATGCCGATTTCACGCTCCACCTTATTGTGGGGGCATGTCCTGACCTCGCTGGTTTCTAACGCTATTTCCGTTGTCGTCATCATATTGGTAGCACTCGTCATGGGTTTTCGTTCACCGGCCGGAATCCTCTCATGGCTTGGCGTCGCGGGCATTCTCGCTCTGTTTACACTGGCCTTAACCTGGGTCGCAGCGATTGCCGGACTATCCGCAAAATCTGTGGATGGTGCAAGTGCCTTCTCCTACCCCATCATATTCCTTCCTTTTATCAGCTCTGCATTTGTTCCAACTGAATCCATGCCTTCGGTCGTTCGTGTCTTTGCCGAAAATCAACCGGTCACCTCCATTGTCGAAGCGATCCGCGCGCTGCTCTTAGATCAGCCAGTAGGCAATGATATATGGGTCGCTCTGGCGTGGTGTGTCGGGATCTTGCTGGTTGCATATTTCCTCGCCATGAGAGTGTATAACAAGCGGGTATAA
- a CDS encoding ABC transporter ATP-binding protein has translation MQNNSIHVIGLQKSYKQLHVLKGVDFEVEKGSIFALLGSNGAGKTTVVKILTTLLKKDSGTATVNGFDVATNPDHVRQAISLTGQFAAVDEILTGRENLIMIAKLRYLQKPRQIAEDLLQRFGLTDAADRRVSTYSGGMRRRLDIALSLVGKPQIIFLDEPTTGLDPEARIEVWKIVKELSDGGTTVFLTTQYLEEAEQLAHRINILHEGRIIASGTLSDLKKLIPSAKVEYVEKQPTLEDIFLAVIGKKEAN, from the coding sequence ATGCAAAACAATTCCATTCATGTGATTGGCCTGCAAAAGTCCTACAAGCAGCTGCACGTCCTGAAGGGCGTAGATTTCGAGGTGGAAAAAGGCAGCATCTTCGCCCTTCTGGGCTCCAACGGTGCCGGCAAAACAACTGTTGTCAAAATTCTCACTACGCTGCTTAAAAAAGACAGTGGAACCGCCACTGTAAACGGATTCGATGTTGCAACAAACCCCGATCATGTGCGGCAGGCGATCAGCCTGACCGGCCAATTCGCCGCCGTGGACGAAATTTTAACCGGACGAGAAAATCTGATTATGATTGCCAAACTGCGATATCTCCAAAAACCGCGTCAGATTGCGGAAGATTTGCTGCAACGCTTTGGTCTGACAGATGCTGCGGACCGCAGGGTATCGACGTATTCGGGTGGAATGCGCCGCAGACTCGACATTGCTCTAAGCCTCGTGGGAAAACCACAGATCATTTTTCTCGACGAGCCAACGACCGGACTTGATCCCGAAGCACGCATCGAGGTATGGAAGATCGTAAAAGAGCTGTCGGATGGCGGTACGACCGTATTTCTGACCACACAGTATCTGGAAGAAGCCGAGCAGCTTGCTCATCGAATCAACATTCTCCATGAGGGCAGGATTATCGCCAGCGGCACACTCTCCGATCTCAAAAAACTAATCCCGTCCGCAAAAGTGGAGTATGTCGAAAAGCAGCCTACACTTGAGGATATATTCCTTGCAGTCATCGGCAAAAAGGAGGCCAATTGA
- a CDS encoding pentapeptide repeat-containing protein has product MNEKLTHYLNGVFAPYDGVKSVTELKADLHSDLQERFRDLKAEGKDDETAFEMTIESIGDIEQTVQEVANLSRSLERQVVTNFNASNLSTSDFAGVTAHKGQFKSSALRGSNFTEADLTGSSFFSSDVRDAHFDRANLTDCILSTLDLANASFNQSILVRTNFSKSGLDGAKFTNARLTDVTFSLTDLRKAIFNNCIFDGVEFKSSDLSEQRFDGQTFIGVKFDKVALSEVSFQNATLKNVSFPTSSWSKKYYRMIKTVCFDGAMMDKLTYAALKGMEANVSKVTVI; this is encoded by the coding sequence ATGAATGAAAAGCTCACTCACTATTTGAACGGTGTTTTTGCACCGTACGATGGGGTAAAAAGTGTCACCGAATTAAAAGCAGACCTGCACTCCGATTTGCAGGAGAGGTTCCGTGACCTCAAAGCCGAGGGTAAGGATGATGAAACTGCTTTTGAGATGACCATTGAAAGCATCGGCGATATTGAACAGACCGTACAGGAGGTTGCCAACCTCTCCCGCTCGCTGGAGCGGCAGGTGGTAACCAATTTTAACGCAAGTAACCTGTCAACGAGCGATTTTGCGGGGGTTACCGCGCATAAAGGACAATTTAAGTCCAGCGCACTGCGAGGCTCTAATTTCACGGAAGCGGATTTAACCGGAAGTTCTTTTTTCAGCAGCGATGTGCGGGATGCTCATTTTGATCGAGCCAATCTGACAGACTGCATCCTGTCTACTCTAGACCTTGCGAATGCGAGCTTTAATCAATCCATCCTTGTACGCACGAACTTTAGCAAGTCGGGTCTGGACGGGGCAAAATTCACAAATGCTAGACTGACAGACGTTACGTTTTCCTTGACTGACCTTAGAAAAGCCATTTTCAATAACTGTATCTTTGACGGTGTGGAATTCAAGTCATCCGATCTGAGCGAGCAGCGTTTCGATGGGCAAACCTTTATCGGGGTCAAATTTGACAAGGTGGCGTTGTCCGAGGTTTCATTCCAGAACGCTACTCTCAAAAACGTGTCTTTTCCAACGTCATCCTGGTCCAAAAAATATTATCGTATGATCAAAACCGTCTGCTTTGACGGTGCGATGATGGATAAACTCACGTATGCTGCCCTCAAAGGCATGGAAGCCAATGTGTCAAAAGTTACCGTTATCTAA
- a CDS encoding PadR family transcriptional regulator, with product MSQNKITSDLLRGHTDTMILRLLSEADRYGYEIVKMIAERSGGEYELKEATMYSSVRRLEAEGDIEWYWGDESQGGRRKYFRITEKGKATHASNKENWEYAKRVLENLL from the coding sequence ATGAGCCAAAACAAAATTACATCCGACCTACTACGCGGCCATACCGATACAATGATTTTACGGCTCTTATCCGAAGCTGACAGATATGGGTACGAAATTGTCAAAATGATTGCTGAGCGCTCAGGAGGTGAGTACGAATTAAAAGAAGCCACCATGTACTCCAGCGTTCGGCGACTTGAAGCGGAGGGTGATATTGAGTGGTATTGGGGCGATGAATCTCAAGGCGGACGCCGTAAATATTTTAGAATTACCGAAAAAGGCAAAGCAACTCATGCCAGCAACAAAGAAAACTGGGAGTACGCGAAGCGCGTGCTTGAAAACTTATTATAA
- a CDS encoding response regulator transcription factor codes for MRLLIVDDGHYVVEYMKHLLDWKSFGINQIETTTNSIEAREWLNQRHVDILITDIRMPEVSGIDLLQHIHQHNLLTKVIILSGYSQFEYAQQGIRLGALDYLLKPVDKDDVEKAMAKAIGNIKQTRPRPTIRWENFDSMGYLLSLLGENETLRTEFEAYTDFLGDSLFCCMRIEKYTQADVEELKHKLGDPLDRFLWSFGTQLVGFVPAEVAEILTSKPGHPVLSPPFSITDQNETRQLFYEFFLGENVQSADFNGVFDLSPSCGEWELAGNIMKSYDRIRLRKEKILFLMETILYVYLVDKEPKPSETADWIFNRLREPDELWPTLMDTVSQIRNNKQMSIQTIVGKVQKYIEDHISHGLSLDELGKVAHLHPVYLSKLFKQETGENVSNYISKKRLEKASHLLLDSELRIADISQMVGYKKNQYFIQLFKEEFGVTPYQYRRNMIHQ; via the coding sequence ATGCGACTACTGATCGTGGATGACGGACACTACGTTGTGGAATATATGAAACACTTGCTCGACTGGAAGTCCTTCGGCATCAACCAGATCGAGACGACGACCAATTCGATTGAAGCCAGAGAATGGTTGAATCAACGGCATGTAGATATTCTAATCACCGATATCCGAATGCCCGAGGTTTCAGGAATTGATCTGCTTCAACATATTCATCAACATAACTTGCTTACCAAAGTCATTATCCTTTCGGGCTACTCCCAGTTCGAATATGCGCAGCAGGGGATTCGATTGGGCGCACTCGATTATCTGCTCAAACCTGTAGACAAGGACGATGTGGAGAAAGCCATGGCTAAAGCCATCGGGAATATTAAACAGACAAGACCCCGTCCAACGATCCGTTGGGAAAACTTCGATAGTATGGGTTATCTGCTCTCTCTGCTTGGGGAAAACGAGACGTTGAGAACGGAATTTGAAGCATATACCGATTTTTTAGGAGATTCCCTTTTTTGCTGTATGAGAATAGAGAAGTACACACAAGCTGATGTGGAAGAATTGAAACATAAACTTGGAGATCCATTGGACCGTTTCCTCTGGTCTTTTGGAACGCAACTGGTTGGTTTTGTCCCAGCAGAAGTTGCTGAGATACTGACGTCCAAACCAGGCCATCCGGTCTTGTCCCCACCATTTTCGATAACTGACCAGAACGAGACCCGTCAGCTGTTCTACGAATTCTTCCTGGGTGAGAACGTGCAGTCTGCGGATTTCAACGGGGTCTTTGACCTTTCTCCATCATGCGGGGAATGGGAGCTGGCAGGCAACATTATGAAAAGCTATGATCGAATCCGTTTACGAAAGGAAAAAATACTCTTTCTAATGGAAACCATCCTTTATGTATATCTGGTGGATAAGGAACCGAAGCCTTCTGAGACTGCGGATTGGATATTCAATCGACTGCGGGAGCCGGACGAACTATGGCCGACTCTCATGGATACGGTCAGTCAGATCAGGAACAACAAGCAGATGTCCATTCAAACGATCGTGGGCAAAGTGCAAAAGTACATCGAAGACCATATTTCACATGGCCTCAGTCTGGATGAGCTGGGAAAAGTCGCCCATCTTCACCCTGTCTACCTTTCCAAACTATTCAAACAGGAGACTGGAGAAAATGTGTCCAACTACATCTCGAAGAAAAGGTTGGAGAAAGCCTCCCACCTGCTGCTGGATTCTGAACTCCGCATAGCCGATATATCGCAAATGGTCGGTTACAAGAAAAATCAGTATTTTATCCAATTGTTCAAGGAAGAATTCGGGGTCACTCCCTATCAATACCGCAGGAATATGATCCACCAATAA
- a CDS encoding sensor histidine kinase, with product MLRKMYMKRFIYFFVFFLLLTLSLFFVMNRLSSKTLEENLIGASKNQLDYVKGILDGIMYEANMYGVQFAADSDVRFYQNQVIELSNYDSQMKKNEIVDRLRQILLSSRSIESIGIYWKSEESFLSTNNTLEARLPFKEVQERGWRIVQGSLYYFAVYPYIQKNGQVEPAQYVVGVKLKTDYLKSLLKKAVNNDSSNAFYLFNQKQLWSEKEVDHDLLKAVTDMLTPQPESTIKYDYHTKTDDYYVLSRYIEPIDAYLITYTRTNDFLQPLDRSRKVFLVSILAVLTLGLFVIFTFYRNYYRNIRLLEKKFLQVEHGNHNTRITENTDKEFYSLFRSFNHMVAEIQELFVSLKTETDLRRSAELKQLQAQINPHFLYNSLFYIMSVAQFSPDAVMRMSKHLAEYYRYLTKLDRHEVTLESELQFAEHFLVIMTLSKKIEYNIDLPPELASHALTPLIIQPVVENAIQHGIEGRQGAHRVTIDVKQTEAAIMIRISDDGKGLAPDEIRRLEAQMESDTPPEGTRGVGLWNVNRRLKNTYGELSGLQFFINDWGGLSVLLLIDISAEKGETYATTDRG from the coding sequence ATGCTAAGAAAAATGTACATGAAACGATTCATCTATTTCTTTGTTTTTTTTCTGCTGCTGACGTTGAGTTTATTTTTTGTGATGAACCGTTTGAGTTCCAAGACACTGGAGGAGAATCTGATTGGAGCTTCCAAGAACCAGCTTGATTATGTGAAAGGCATTTTGGACGGAATTATGTACGAGGCTAACATGTACGGGGTCCAGTTTGCAGCCGACAGTGACGTCCGGTTTTATCAGAATCAAGTGATCGAGCTGAGTAACTACGATTCCCAAATGAAGAAAAATGAAATCGTTGATCGCTTGCGTCAAATTCTGCTTTCCAGCCGTTCTATTGAATCGATCGGCATCTACTGGAAGTCCGAAGAATCGTTCCTGTCCACCAACAATACACTTGAGGCAAGACTCCCGTTTAAGGAAGTTCAAGAACGAGGATGGCGAATTGTCCAAGGCAGCTTGTATTACTTTGCCGTCTACCCTTATATCCAAAAAAACGGACAGGTTGAACCTGCCCAATATGTGGTTGGCGTGAAACTGAAAACTGATTATTTGAAGAGCCTTCTCAAAAAGGCAGTCAACAACGACAGCTCAAATGCTTTCTACCTGTTTAACCAAAAGCAATTATGGAGTGAGAAAGAAGTCGATCATGATTTATTGAAAGCGGTTACCGATATGCTTACACCCCAACCAGAGTCCACTATAAAATATGATTATCACACCAAAACGGATGATTACTATGTTCTTTCAAGGTATATTGAACCGATCGACGCCTACCTGATTACATACACACGAACGAATGATTTTCTGCAGCCGCTGGACCGCAGCCGTAAAGTTTTCCTTGTGAGTATTTTAGCGGTTTTGACACTTGGCCTGTTTGTTATCTTTACGTTTTACCGGAATTATTACCGTAACATTCGTCTGCTGGAGAAGAAGTTCCTGCAGGTTGAACATGGCAATCACAACACAAGGATTACCGAAAACACCGACAAGGAATTTTACAGCCTGTTCCGCAGCTTCAATCACATGGTTGCAGAGATTCAGGAGCTATTCGTATCCTTAAAAACCGAAACGGATCTGAGAAGAAGTGCGGAACTAAAACAACTACAAGCCCAAATAAACCCTCATTTTTTATACAACAGTTTGTTCTATATCATGTCAGTGGCCCAGTTTTCCCCGGATGCCGTTATGCGAATGAGCAAGCATCTGGCCGAATATTATCGCTATTTAACCAAATTGGACCGGCATGAAGTGACGCTGGAGAGCGAGCTCCAGTTTGCGGAACATTTCCTGGTCATCATGACGCTCAGCAAAAAAATCGAGTACAACATTGATCTGCCGCCCGAACTTGCCTCTCATGCCCTGACGCCGCTGATTATTCAGCCTGTAGTCGAGAACGCCATTCAACATGGAATTGAAGGACGACAGGGAGCGCACCGGGTAACTATTGACGTTAAACAGACGGAAGCTGCTATTATGATCAGGATCTCGGACGACGGTAAAGGTCTTGCACCGGATGAAATCCGCAGACTCGAAGCTCAGATGGAGAGCGACACACCGCCTGAGGGAACAAGAGGCGTCGGGCTCTGGAATGTAAATCGACGTCTGAAAAATACGTACGGCGAGCTGAGCGGGCTTCAATTTTTCATTAATGATTGGGGCGGCTTGTCTGTTCTGCTGTTGATCGATATTTCTGCAGAGAAAGGAGAAACATATGCGACTACTGATCGTGGATGA
- a CDS encoding ABC transporter permease, giving the protein MGTVTSAKKVKTKISRRSPWKTEIKKSWPLYVLCLPAFVFVCIFSYGPMVGLVMAFQDYKPWLGISGSRWIGLANFERIFQYDEATQAIVNTLVIAVSKIIVGIIVPIIMAILLSEIRNIGIKKSVQTLVYLPHFLSWVTVAGLMIDILGLDGGVNQILTWMFGSDPIYFLGDPDLFRYTVVVSDVWKSFGFGMIVYLATIAGINPSYYEAAEIDGATRRQQIRYVTLPSMLPMIIVISTLSLGNILDAGFDQVFNLYNPLVYSTGDIIDTYVYRSSLLNGQYGFGTAVGLFKSGISLILIVVSYRLAYKYANYKIF; this is encoded by the coding sequence ATGGGCACCGTTACATCCGCAAAAAAAGTAAAAACAAAGATTTCCCGGCGTAGTCCATGGAAAACGGAAATCAAGAAAAGTTGGCCTTTGTATGTATTATGTCTTCCCGCTTTCGTATTTGTCTGTATCTTTTCGTATGGCCCGATGGTTGGCTTGGTTATGGCGTTTCAGGACTACAAACCATGGCTTGGCATCTCAGGTTCCCGGTGGATCGGGTTAGCAAATTTCGAAAGGATCTTCCAGTACGATGAAGCGACTCAAGCGATCGTCAATACGCTGGTTATTGCGGTTTCCAAAATTATCGTCGGAATAATCGTTCCGATCATCATGGCGATTTTGCTGAGCGAGATACGAAATATCGGGATTAAGAAGAGTGTACAGACACTGGTGTATCTGCCGCACTTTTTGTCCTGGGTCACTGTCGCGGGACTGATGATTGACATTCTGGGATTGGACGGAGGCGTCAATCAAATATTGACCTGGATGTTCGGGAGCGATCCGATTTACTTTTTGGGTGATCCTGATCTCTTTCGGTACACCGTCGTTGTGAGTGATGTTTGGAAGAGCTTCGGCTTTGGCATGATTGTCTATTTGGCTACGATTGCGGGAATCAATCCTTCCTATTACGAAGCGGCCGAGATTGACGGAGCCACACGCCGGCAGCAAATTCGATACGTCACCTTGCCCAGCATGCTGCCGATGATTATCGTCATCTCTACACTAAGTCTGGGTAACATTCTGGACGCCGGATTTGATCAGGTTTTCAATCTGTATAACCCGCTTGTCTACAGTACGGGAGATATTATCGACACCTATGTCTACCGTTCTTCCTTGTTAAACGGGCAATACGGATTCGGGACCGCTGTTGGTCTGTTCAAATCGGGGATCAGCCTGATTTTGATCGTCGTGTCCTACAGACTGGCCTATAAGTACGCCAATTATAAAATATTCTAA
- a CDS encoding carbohydrate ABC transporter permease — MYHKTTGYRVFSIFNYAFMILAGLACFLPLLHLLAQSLSSKAAISGNMVSFWPVGFNVDAYVKTFNNSNFNGAMLTSIIRTVLGTTISMFILTCAGYALSKEFRGRNALMWFFIFTMLFSGGLIPSYILVTSLGLKDTIWALVLPGAFGAYNLILLVNFFKTIPKALEEAAFIDGASFFVILSKIYLPLSLPGIATVSLFIMVGHWNSWFDGILYMSDASRYPLASFLQTVVVQSNMQNMAMSQSEVAAMSEQSIKAAQIFVSTLPIILVYPFLQRYFVKGIVLGAVKE; from the coding sequence ATGTACCATAAGACGACAGGCTACCGAGTGTTTTCCATTTTTAATTATGCGTTCATGATCCTGGCGGGACTGGCGTGTTTTCTTCCACTGCTTCATCTGTTGGCGCAATCGCTCAGCAGCAAAGCGGCCATTAGCGGTAATATGGTGTCATTTTGGCCGGTCGGGTTCAACGTGGATGCCTATGTAAAAACGTTTAACAATTCCAATTTTAATGGCGCCATGCTGACATCCATTATCCGAACTGTATTGGGGACAACCATCAGCATGTTTATCCTGACCTGTGCAGGATATGCCCTGTCCAAAGAATTTCGGGGCCGCAACGCGCTCATGTGGTTTTTTATCTTCACCATGCTCTTCTCCGGGGGACTGATACCTTCTTACATATTGGTGACTAGCCTTGGGTTGAAGGATACGATCTGGGCCCTTGTGCTGCCAGGAGCCTTCGGAGCTTATAATCTCATTCTTCTCGTTAACTTCTTCAAAACGATTCCAAAAGCCTTGGAAGAAGCGGCGTTCATTGACGGAGCCTCCTTCTTCGTGATCCTCAGCAAAATCTATCTGCCGCTATCACTGCCCGGAATCGCTACCGTGTCCTTATTCATCATGGTAGGACACTGGAATTCCTGGTTTGACGGGATTTTGTACATGTCGGATGCGAGCAGGTATCCGCTGGCTTCCTTCCTGCAGACGGTCGTGGTGCAGAGTAATATGCAGAATATGGCGATGAGCCAGTCTGAGGTCGCGGCAATGTCGGAGCAGAGCATCAAGGCCGCCCAAATTTTTGTCAGTACGCTGCCTATCATTTTGGTTTATCCATTCTTGCAGCGATATTTCGTGAAGGGGATTGTGCTAGGGGCTGTCAAAGAATAG